A genome region from Patescibacteria group bacterium includes the following:
- a CDS encoding S1 RNA-binding domain-containing protein: MKKIEDKKPEKTELKSPRKNSLGAFLAKKEKNKEDSTMHKLLKEKTNLFKIPQVGEIIKGKVMRQAKNEIEVDVEGIGVGVIRGPELYQNPDQEMKIGDQIVATILEVENEDGRMELSSKRAYRDAAWEEINKIIENHETIEVRITQANKGGLLTQVKGIAAFLPVSQLHHEHYPRVEDADRNKILTKLNKLVNQTLKVKIIDANAEEDRLIISEKQATSEEQRDILDKLKAGDVVEGEITGVVNFGAFMRFNDLEGLIHISELAWQRIENPEDIVKVGDKVKAKIISIDANRISLSLKSLQKDPWEKKIKKYKVGNTVEGEITKLSPFGAFVQLDEDIHGLAHISEITDDPSQLENMVKIGEKRKFKILSIEPQEHRLGLSMKALTEEKSPKETKTPKAAKKKMAKKKKAPAKAKK, translated from the coding sequence ATGAAAAAAATCGAGGATAAAAAACCCGAAAAAACTGAATTAAAATCACCAAGGAAAAATTCTTTAGGCGCTTTTTTAGCGAAAAAAGAGAAGAATAAAGAAGACTCAACAATGCACAAATTACTCAAAGAGAAAACGAACCTCTTTAAGATACCTCAAGTGGGAGAAATCATTAAAGGTAAAGTGATGCGCCAAGCAAAGAATGAGATAGAAGTAGACGTGGAAGGTATTGGCGTGGGCGTTATTCGCGGTCCCGAACTTTATCAAAATCCTGATCAGGAAATGAAAATCGGGGACCAAATCGTCGCTACTATTCTGGAGGTGGAAAATGAGGACGGCAGAATGGAGCTCTCTTCAAAAAGAGCCTACCGCGACGCCGCTTGGGAGGAGATTAATAAAATTATTGAAAACCACGAAACCATTGAGGTCAGAATCACCCAGGCGAATAAAGGCGGACTCTTAACCCAAGTGAAGGGGATCGCGGCCTTCCTGCCAGTTTCCCAACTGCATCATGAACACTACCCGAGGGTGGAAGACGCGGATCGCAATAAAATACTCACTAAATTGAACAAACTCGTAAATCAAACCTTGAAGGTTAAAATTATTGATGCCAACGCGGAGGAAGATCGTCTGATCATCTCGGAAAAACAAGCTACCTCCGAGGAGCAGAGGGATATTTTGGACAAACTCAAAGCCGGCGATGTCGTAGAGGGGGAAATTACGGGCGTGGTTAATTTCGGCGCCTTTATGCGTTTTAATGATCTAGAAGGATTGATCCATATTTCGGAATTAGCCTGGCAACGGATTGAGAATCCCGAAGACATTGTTAAAGTCGGAGACAAGGTCAAAGCTAAAATCATCAGCATTGACGCTAATCGCATCTCTCTTTCCTTAAAATCCCTGCAAAAAGATCCTTGGGAGAAAAAAATTAAAAAATATAAAGTCGGCAATACCGTAGAGGGAGAAATCACCAAATTGTCTCCTTTCGGCGCCTTTGTGCAACTGGATGAGGATATTCATGGTCTCGCGCACATCTCCGAAATTACAGACGATCCATCGCAGCTGGAGAATATGGTCAAGATAGGGGAAAAAAGAAAATTTAAAATTCTTTCCATTGAACCTCAAGAACACCGCTTGGGTTTATCCATGAAGGCTTTGACCGAAGAAAAATCCCCAAAGGAAACTAAAACTCCCAAAGCAGCAAAGAAAAAAATGGCTAAAAAAAAGAAGGCGCCCGCTAAAGCTAAAAAATAA
- the tilS gene encoding tRNA lysidine(34) synthetase TilS: MIILNKVQEAIENHRLIKDGGTIIVACSGGPDSVCLTHILWQLQKKLGFKIILAHLNHNLRGKESDSDSCFVQKLAKELNLPLENKKLRRKPKNEATAREARYTFLEQVRKKHEGQSIAAAHTADDQAETILLNLLRGAGLAGLAGMRHKNNFLIRPLLECGRGEILGYLKENRLAYRNDSSNFDLKYTRNKIRHKLLPLLKKEYNPQIRKNLLKLGEVSRAAEEYISEEAKNFICRNSNPLPLKSWQTLPPILKTETLRQMIGSVLGGAKDIYAVHLEEMVKMLESPRGNKKKNLPRGLQILKKDGRILVFRGDKFNDWRI; encoded by the coding sequence ATGATTATACTCAATAAAGTTCAAGAAGCAATTGAAAACCACAGACTAATCAAAGACGGTGGAACGATTATCGTCGCTTGCTCTGGCGGTCCGGATTCGGTTTGCCTGACTCACATCTTGTGGCAATTACAAAAAAAGTTGGGATTCAAAATCATTCTGGCGCATTTAAACCACAACTTACGGGGGAAAGAAAGCGATAGCGATAGCTGTTTTGTCCAAAAATTAGCAAAAGAACTAAACCTGCCCTTGGAAAATAAAAAGTTGCGGAGAAAGCCAAAAAACGAAGCAACCGCAAGAGAAGCCCGCTATACTTTCCTCGAACAAGTAAGAAAAAAACACGAGGGGCAGAGCATCGCGGCAGCGCACACGGCTGACGACCAAGCAGAAACTATTCTTTTGAACCTCTTGCGCGGAGCGGGGCTCGCCGGACTCGCGGGCATGCGGCATAAAAACAACTTCCTGATCCGTCCGCTTTTAGAATGCGGACGCGGAGAAATCCTCGGCTATCTTAAAGAAAACCGCCTTGCTTATCGCAACGACTCGTCAAATTTTGATTTAAAATATACCCGCAATAAAATCCGACACAAGCTCTTGCCTCTTCTGAAAAAAGAATACAATCCGCAAATTAGGAAAAATCTCCTCAAACTCGGAGAAGTGAGCCGCGCCGCAGAAGAGTATATTAGCGAGGAGGCTAAAAATTTTATCTGCCGCAATTCCAATCCTCTTCCCCTCAAATCTTGGCAAACCCTGCCTCCTATTTTAAAAACAGAAACCTTGAGGCAGATGATCGGCTCTGTCTTGGGTGGAGCCAAAGACATTTACGCCGTCCATCTAGAAGAGATGGTAAAAATGCTGGAAAGCCCCCGCGGCAATAAAAAAAAGAACCTGCCGCGTGGGTTGCAGATTCTCAAGAAAGATGGTAGAATCTTAGTGTTTAGGGGGGATAAATTTAATGATTGGCGAATTTAA
- the ftsH gene encoding ATP-dependent zinc metalloprotease FtsH, protein MKNIVKNLLIAFVVFLFIAGFFSLYNAPGFEQRKQVSLTALAQEIKDDKVKIIEIQEDQLNIELRDNTKQESQKEVGVSLFDSLNGFDVPKDKIDQVEINVKDLSGTKFWLNTVLPFLLPILLIGGFIWFMFRGVQRGNRNALSFGEARVREQKPEDPKKRKTTFDDVAGCHEAKEELKEVVDFLKNPRKYLAMGARIPKGAMLIGPPGTGKTLLARAVAGEANVPFFHMSGSEFVEMFVGVGASRVRDLFAKAKKAAPAIVFVDEIDAVGRQRGAGLGGSHDEREQTLNQILVEMDGFEQDTNVIVVAATNRPDVLDPALLRPGRFDRRIVLDLPDINDRIAILKVHIKGKPLTANVDLREVAERTPGFSGADLANMVNEGAIAAARHNQKEVKQKDFLEAIEKVLLGPERKSHVLNKREKRITAYHEAGHALVTHILPHADPVHKISIISRGLAAGYTLKLPSEDRKLHSKSEFLDELSVLLAGQIAEKEIFNELTTGAANDLREATRLARSLVMEYGMSDLGPMTFGEREELIFLGRTISENRDYGEAVASQIDAEVKKFIQNASQSATKVIQNQKEKLELIAQTLIKKETIERAEFEKLMKGEPKTEPKTQKKERKMQENEKVEKIEAL, encoded by the coding sequence ATGAAAAACATTGTTAAAAATTTATTAATCGCCTTTGTGGTTTTTCTGTTTATCGCGGGCTTTTTCTCGCTCTACAATGCCCCAGGCTTTGAGCAACGCAAACAGGTCTCTTTAACCGCTTTAGCCCAAGAGATTAAAGATGACAAGGTAAAAATCATTGAGATTCAAGAAGACCAATTAAATATTGAGCTTAGGGACAATACCAAACAGGAAAGCCAAAAAGAAGTAGGGGTGTCTTTATTCGATTCTTTAAACGGCTTTGACGTGCCTAAAGACAAAATTGACCAAGTGGAAATTAATGTCAAGGATCTATCCGGCACTAAATTCTGGCTTAATACGGTTTTACCTTTTTTACTGCCTATTCTTTTGATCGGCGGCTTTATCTGGTTTATGTTCCGAGGAGTGCAGCGCGGCAACCGCAACGCGCTCTCCTTTGGTGAAGCCCGCGTCCGCGAGCAAAAACCCGAAGACCCTAAAAAGCGAAAAACCACCTTCGATGATGTGGCAGGCTGCCACGAAGCCAAGGAGGAATTAAAAGAAGTGGTGGATTTTTTGAAAAATCCACGCAAGTACCTCGCAATGGGAGCGCGCATTCCTAAAGGCGCAATGCTCATCGGTCCGCCAGGGACAGGTAAAACCCTTCTTGCCCGAGCCGTGGCAGGGGAGGCGAACGTGCCTTTTTTCCATATGTCTGGCTCGGAATTTGTGGAGATGTTCGTTGGCGTCGGCGCGAGCCGCGTCCGCGACCTTTTCGCAAAGGCAAAAAAGGCGGCGCCAGCGATTGTTTTCGTAGACGAAATTGACGCCGTGGGACGCCAACGCGGCGCTGGCCTCGGAGGCTCACACGACGAGCGTGAACAGACTTTAAATCAAATCTTGGTGGAGATGGATGGTTTTGAGCAAGACACTAACGTGATTGTCGTTGCCGCCACCAATAGACCAGATGTTTTAGATCCAGCGCTGCTTAGACCCGGACGTTTCGACCGCCGTATTGTTTTAGATCTGCCGGATATAAACGACCGCATTGCGATTTTAAAAGTGCACATTAAAGGCAAACCTCTGACGGCTAATGTTGATTTGCGCGAAGTTGCCGAGCGCACGCCGGGTTTTTCCGGCGCGGATTTGGCAAATATGGTAAACGAAGGGGCGATTGCCGCCGCCCGCCACAATCAAAAAGAGGTGAAGCAAAAGGACTTTTTGGAGGCGATTGAAAAAGTGCTTTTGGGCCCAGAGCGCAAAAGTCATGTCTTAAATAAAAGGGAAAAACGGATCACAGCCTATCACGAGGCAGGGCACGCGCTGGTTACCCATATCCTGCCCCATGCTGACCCGGTGCATAAAATTTCCATCATCTCCCGCGGTCTTGCCGCGGGCTACACCCTGAAGCTCCCTTCCGAGGATCGCAAACTGCACTCCAAATCCGAGTTTTTAGACGAACTCTCTGTACTCCTCGCGGGTCAAATCGCGGAAAAAGAAATATTTAATGAATTAACCACGGGCGCGGCTAACGATCTGCGCGAGGCAACGCGGCTTGCTAGAAGCCTCGTTATGGAATACGGGATGAGCGACCTTGGACCGATGACCTTTGGCGAGCGCGAGGAACTTATTTTCCTTGGCCGCACTATTTCCGAAAACCGCGACTATGGCGAGGCTGTCGCCAGCCAAATTGACGCGGAAGTGAAAAAATTTATCCAAAACGCGTCCCAATCCGCCACAAAGGTTATTCAAAATCAGAAAGAAAAATTAGAACTTATCGCCCAAACCCTGATTAAAAAAGAAACAATTGAAAGAGCGGAGTTTGAAAAGTTAATGAAAGGAGAGCCAAAAACAGAGCCTAAAACGCAAAAGAAGGAAAGGAAAATGCAGGAAAACGAGAAGGTTGAAAAGATAGAAGCGCTATAG
- a CDS encoding DUF5715 family protein, with protein MKRFTFIVVIFLCSLLISCQEEKKPRYFVPPEQIDGIGISRANMTNEILGQRTRQMIESQTFVILRHPESLEGAKRVVSSKKLQSAFRKAERVSSFPKKTLEAICFLESWGLAVQSPTGPKGPMQIAEGTAKQMGLKIERGTRYKIVSKRIAVKVRTKKGKKIRYITKRQRIPYQTIIRDDRMVPELAIPAAAQYLQRLEGKFGGRDLAIAAYHCGEGGTNELINLAKGSSGISGPITMSEIFFKCSPAYNRPLYLGVKKHLARDSSPTYWFRIKRAEELLTLYRQSPGAFRELWKNYQSPIKGRDRVPSRLWLWVKKDDLKYKIPQDLQDAGLVQLPNNPDYFGFLVRNDVGKKDPNNRKLYEQISKEAAGAIIYIAYETRRLVEASGGKFTPLEITSLVRTLAYQKILSRSNVNARIELPTHCSGMAFDISYKNISSHERECLKFILDDLEWAGALDATMESLRSMTFHIGVAPAYKDFFSKITLVQKNNL; from the coding sequence ATGAAGAGATTTACTTTTATTGTTGTGATTTTTCTTTGTTCATTGTTAATTAGTTGCCAAGAGGAGAAAAAACCAAGATATTTCGTGCCGCCGGAACAGATTGACGGGATCGGAATTTCGAGGGCAAATATGACTAATGAAATTTTAGGTCAAAGGACAAGGCAAATGATTGAAAGCCAAACCTTTGTCATTTTGCGCCACCCTGAATCCCTAGAAGGGGCTAAGCGTGTGGTAAGCTCAAAAAAGCTTCAAAGCGCCTTTAGAAAAGCTGAACGAGTCAGCAGTTTCCCCAAAAAGACCCTAGAGGCTATTTGCTTCTTAGAAAGCTGGGGTCTTGCGGTTCAAAGCCCCACTGGTCCTAAAGGTCCGATGCAGATTGCTGAAGGCACGGCAAAACAAATGGGTCTGAAGATAGAAAGAGGTACCAGATATAAAATTGTTTCCAAAAGGATTGCCGTCAAGGTCAGGACAAAAAAGGGGAAGAAAATAAGATATATAACCAAACGGCAAAGAATTCCTTATCAAACAATTATAAGGGATGATAGGATGGTTCCTGAATTAGCCATTCCTGCAGCGGCTCAATATCTTCAAAGATTAGAAGGAAAGTTCGGTGGTCGTGATTTAGCCATAGCCGCTTATCATTGCGGCGAAGGCGGGACTAATGAACTTATAAACCTTGCCAAAGGATCTTCCGGAATCTCTGGACCTATTACTATGTCAGAGATATTCTTTAAGTGCAGTCCGGCGTATAACCGACCACTGTATTTAGGGGTCAAAAAGCATCTAGCTCGCGATTCTTCGCCTACTTATTGGTTTCGTATCAAAAGGGCAGAAGAATTGCTCACATTATATCGTCAAAGTCCGGGAGCTTTCAGGGAACTCTGGAAAAACTATCAAAGTCCTATCAAAGGGAGGGATAGGGTTCCAAGCAGGTTGTGGCTTTGGGTCAAAAAGGATGATCTAAAATATAAAATACCCCAAGACCTGCAAGATGCTGGGCTCGTCCAATTACCGAATAATCCTGATTACTTTGGATTTCTTGTCCGGAATGATGTTGGCAAGAAAGACCCGAACAATCGGAAATTATACGAGCAGATTTCAAAAGAAGCTGCAGGGGCGATTATATATATCGCTTATGAAACGCGGCGCCTTGTTGAAGCATCTGGAGGGAAATTTACACCCTTGGAAATCACTTCCTTGGTGCGCACGCTGGCATACCAGAAGATTCTTTCTCGCTCCAATGTTAATGCCAGAATAGAACTGCCCACGCACTGCTCTGGAATGGCGTTTGATATTTCTTATAAAAATATTTCCTCTCACGAAAGGGAATGTCTCAAATTCATTTTAGACGACCTTGAGTGGGCTGGCGCTTTAGACGCCACTATGGAATCATTAAGGAGTATGACCTTCCATATCGGAGTGGCGCCAGCATACAAGGATTTTTTTTCAAAAATTACTTTGGTACAAAAAAACAACCTGTAG
- a CDS encoding radical SAM protein, producing the protein MKRNFWFILAAIVCLTINLVMPLFAGYNTSAVQFLIYGYGFQTGPTILHVLSEKGYETNIEVELTKVDDKNFILTCKGAIPDGFTWLDRNRATNLSDRYESEQEGVNLPDIPRKNKDNTKQIIIAISSALTQNDFSKRRSIFPHQINPICPGKEQVPNNFVNDVDGWSFSKEYLAQNTGKLLTLDLDFGEYCSLNCPHCFRRNGAVNRSSNPCLLPIEILYLINSQAQELGLESIKILGAGEPFEDKYFLIFLEQLKSLGIKVNIFTKAHVLGDDALANKYFNLSARELVSVIKDLGVSLNVGFNSFDPALQDEMVGVQGYTEKRNRALELLAEAGFNQGQPTRLCLAIVPITKQNIHEIYDIYVFARERNIYPVTTVSMCAGRARESWKDLTPREEELIALYTRINIYNIEKGVNTLKELSENGVSAYAGGHPCNQVACGMYITSRGIVLRCPGDDVTVFSEDVRKESLADIWHRSENYARHGMFNCHCPPKDGKSIPQCLYQEVLSRVQKHFT; encoded by the coding sequence ATGAAAAGAAATTTTTGGTTTATTTTGGCGGCTATCGTGTGTTTAACAATCAATCTGGTAATGCCGCTTTTTGCCGGCTATAACACTTCTGCTGTTCAGTTTTTGATTTATGGTTATGGTTTCCAAACCGGACCCACGATTTTACACGTCCTAAGTGAAAAAGGTTATGAAACCAATATTGAAGTTGAACTGACCAAAGTGGATGACAAGAATTTTATCTTGACCTGCAAAGGTGCGATTCCTGACGGTTTTACTTGGCTTGATCGGAACAGGGCTACTAATCTTTCTGATCGCTATGAGAGTGAGCAAGAAGGCGTTAATTTACCCGATATTCCGCGCAAAAATAAGGATAACACCAAGCAAATAATTATTGCGATAAGTTCAGCCCTTACGCAAAATGATTTCTCTAAACGCAGGTCCATTTTTCCCCATCAAATCAATCCTATTTGCCCCGGCAAAGAGCAGGTGCCAAATAACTTTGTTAATGATGTGGATGGCTGGAGTTTTAGTAAAGAATATCTTGCGCAAAATACCGGCAAATTACTCACTCTGGATCTTGATTTCGGCGAGTATTGTTCCTTAAATTGTCCTCATTGTTTCCGGCGCAATGGCGCTGTAAACCGTAGTTCAAATCCTTGTTTACTGCCTATAGAGATATTATATTTGATTAATAGTCAGGCCCAAGAACTTGGTTTAGAAAGCATTAAGATTTTAGGTGCCGGCGAGCCTTTTGAGGATAAGTATTTTCTAATTTTTTTGGAACAATTAAAAAGTTTAGGCATTAAGGTCAATATTTTTACGAAAGCCCATGTCTTAGGCGATGACGCGCTAGCCAATAAATATTTCAATCTTTCTGCTCGGGAGTTGGTCAGTGTCATCAAGGATCTGGGTGTGAGTCTTAATGTCGGCTTTAATTCCTTTGATCCAGCTTTGCAAGATGAAATGGTCGGCGTTCAAGGTTATACTGAAAAGCGCAACCGCGCTCTAGAACTTCTAGCAGAAGCCGGATTTAATCAGGGTCAGCCAACAAGGCTGTGCCTTGCCATTGTTCCAATCACTAAGCAGAATATTCACGAAATTTATGACATTTATGTCTTTGCTCGGGAGCGCAATATCTACCCCGTAACTACTGTTTCTATGTGCGCGGGTAGAGCGCGGGAATCGTGGAAAGACCTTACGCCGCGGGAAGAAGAGCTCATCGCACTGTATACCCGGATCAATATTTATAATATTGAAAAGGGTGTAAATACGCTTAAAGAACTTTCAGAGAATGGGGTTTCCGCTTACGCTGGCGGTCACCCCTGCAACCAGGTTGCCTGCGGAATGTATATCACTTCGCGTGGGATTGTTCTGCGCTGCCCTGGCGATGACGTAACTGTATTCAGTGAGGATGTCCGCAAAGAATCTTTAGCGGATATCTGGCACAGAAGTGAAAATTATGCCCGTCACGGGATGTTCAACTGCCATTGTCCGCCCAAGGATGGCAAGTCTATCCCGCAATGTTTATACCAAGAGGTATTAAGCAGAGTGCAGAAGCACTTTACTTAA
- a CDS encoding radical SAM protein codes for MKRILIILVSVMLVAMNVSLDISHSLAVKGIDTTGEGCLSFLTLDGTSNEVSVNYGEIISIDGKNSGKFSFKGEGAGWLEIPVESKPHVQVSVKKVAAMKAEPTMLYVLAIIQRRDSSLDLLTAKIPVMFPGQFPEGYKNNVKWWGNISKEELHSTLPDGTARLLTMDLDIGNTCGLACPHCFRRDKRFDLANNPLTHEEIVGYVQEAKTLGLKQIKILGRGEPFQNSRFLEFLEEMTKLDVGVAVFSKGHVLGCDELARKYNSHRGIYSGLELTQRIKELKVSILLGFNSFNREMQESFTGVDKYKSSALLKNYVDFRDQALLNLVKAGFNEYYEGEATRLAMIAAPVKPENVDEIFDLYSWARPRNIYMLTCPTTISGKGLDELELEKKHKEYISELEDLWAKIYIWAVQKNLISKETFVEDGVSLYPGCHVCNQTAAGFFLNLSGQVNLCPGRVDQSTIFTRDIRQETSLRDVWMKSSNYQRAKYGKRYNYHCVARDGFSLPQNFYKNIEAKVLQTA; via the coding sequence ATGAAAAGAATATTAATTATTCTCGTGTCGGTTATGCTCGTGGCGATGAATGTGTCTTTGGATATTAGCCACTCGCTGGCAGTAAAAGGCATTGATACAACCGGAGAGGGTTGTCTGTCGTTTTTAACGCTGGACGGAACAAGTAATGAAGTTAGTGTCAATTACGGAGAAATTATTTCAATAGATGGTAAGAATTCTGGCAAGTTTTCGTTTAAAGGCGAAGGCGCTGGTTGGCTAGAAATCCCAGTTGAGTCCAAGCCGCATGTTCAGGTCTCTGTCAAAAAGGTCGCAGCAATGAAGGCAGAGCCAACAATGCTTTATGTGTTAGCCATAATTCAAAGACGCGATTCGTCTTTGGATCTGCTCACTGCCAAAATTCCTGTAATGTTCCCCGGCCAATTCCCTGAAGGTTATAAGAATAACGTCAAATGGTGGGGCAATATTAGTAAAGAGGAATTACATTCTACCCTTCCAGACGGGACAGCGCGATTATTAACTATGGACCTTGATATTGGCAATACTTGCGGACTTGCCTGTCCGCATTGTTTTCGCAGGGACAAGCGTTTTGACCTCGCCAATAACCCTCTCACCCACGAGGAAATAGTGGGCTATGTTCAAGAAGCGAAAACGCTTGGTTTAAAGCAAATCAAGATCTTGGGCAGGGGCGAACCATTCCAGAATTCAAGATTTCTTGAATTTCTGGAAGAAATGACCAAATTAGATGTTGGAGTAGCAGTTTTTAGCAAAGGACATGTATTAGGTTGCGATGAGTTAGCCAGAAAGTATAATAGCCATCGTGGAATTTATTCCGGATTGGAGTTAACGCAACGAATTAAAGAATTGAAAGTTAGCATTTTACTTGGCTTTAATTCTTTTAATCGTGAGATGCAAGAAAGTTTCACAGGTGTAGATAAGTATAAATCGTCTGCATTGCTGAAAAATTATGTGGATTTTAGAGATCAGGCGTTATTAAATCTAGTTAAAGCTGGATTTAATGAATACTACGAAGGCGAAGCGACTCGTTTAGCGATGATCGCCGCGCCAGTAAAACCAGAGAATGTAGATGAAATTTTCGATCTGTATTCATGGGCAAGACCGAGAAATATTTATATGTTGACCTGTCCAACAACTATCAGTGGTAAAGGGCTAGACGAGTTGGAACTCGAGAAAAAGCATAAAGAGTATATTTCGGAACTTGAAGATCTGTGGGCCAAGATTTACATCTGGGCAGTCCAAAAAAATCTTATCTCCAAGGAAACTTTTGTGGAAGATGGGGTGTCCTTATATCCTGGATGCCATGTTTGTAATCAAACCGCCGCCGGATTCTTCCTGAATCTATCTGGACAGGTCAATCTCTGTCCCGGTAGAGTGGATCAGAGCACTATCTTCACTCGTGATATTCGTCAAGAAACATCCTTACGGGATGTTTGGATGAAATCTTCCAACTATCAGCGAGCCAAGTACGGCAAGCGATACAATTATCATTGTGTTGCCCGTGATGGTTTCTCTTTGCCTCAAAATTTCTATAAAAATATAGAGGCAAAGGTGCTACAGACAGCATAA